Proteins from a genomic interval of Gadus macrocephalus chromosome 2, ASM3116895v1:
- the cyth3b gene encoding cytohesin-3, whose amino-acid sequence MHWVTSSLIHLTVEGQVAWLWTVFSNDADTHTHPHPHPHPNPHTHTHTHTHTHTHTHTHTHTHTHTHTHTHTHTHTHTHTHTHSRHLSVSHIARTYLLLFCNLVLFFLLPFVKRSVPEDLSLEEKDELSNIRRRKKELLDDIERLKFEIAEVMTEIEQLTCVGDNKTTQRNKQIAMGRKKFNMDPKKGIQFLLENDLLQHTPEDIAQFLYKGEGLNKTVIGDYLGERDDFNIKVLQAFVELHEFADLNLVQALRQFLWSFRLPGEAQKIDRMMEAFASRYCGCNPGVFQSTDTCYVLSFAIIMLNTSLHNPNVRDKPPVERFISMNRGINEGGDLPEDLLRNLYESIKSEPFKIPEDDGNDLTHTFFNPDREGWLLKLGGRVKTWKRRWFILTDNCLYYFEYTTDKEPRGIIPLENLSIREVDEPRKQNCFELYNPNHKGQVIKACKTEADGRVVEGNHVVYRISAPTPEEKEEWIKSIKASISRDPFYDMLATRKRRVANKK is encoded by the exons ATGCACTGGGTCACATCCAGCCTAATCCATTTAACTGTGGAAGGACAGGTTGCTTGGCTGTGGACTGTATTCTCCAacgacgcagacacacacacacacccacacccacacccacacccaaacccgcacacacacacacacacacacacacacacacacacacacacacacacacacacacacacacacacacacacacacacacacacacacacacacacacacacacacacacacacacacacacactcacggcaTCTTTCTGTTTCTCATATCGCTCGCACTTATCTGCTACTGTTTTGTAATCTTgttctcttttttcttctccCCTTTGTTAAACGCTCAGTACCGGAGGACTTGTCTCTAGAGGAGAAAGATGAGCTTTCCAACATCCGGCGCAGGAAAAAAGAGCTGCTGGATGATATTGAG CGGTTAAAGTTTGAAATTGCAGAAGTGATGACCGAGATCGAGCAGTTAACCTGCGTAGGGGATAA CAAAAcgacacaaagaaacaaacagaTCGCCATGGGAAGAAAGAAATTCAACATGGACCCCAAAAAG GGCATCCAGTTCCTCCTGGAGAACGACCTACTCCAGCACACCCCCGAGGACATCGCTCAGTTCCTCTACAAAGGCGAAGGCCTCAACAAAACGGTCATCGGAGACTACTTGGGGGAACG GGATGACTTCAACATTAAGGTGCTGCAGGCGTTTGTTGAGCTGCACGAGTTTGCTGACCTTAATTTAGTACAAGCTTTAAG ACAGTTCCTGTGGAGCTTCAGACTTCCTGGTGAAGCCCAGAAGATTGATCGCATGATGGAGGCCTTTGCCTCCAGATACTGTGGATGCAATCCAGGTGTCTTCCAGTCCACAG ACACATGCTACGTGCTGTCCTTCGCCATCATCATGCTGAACACCAGCCTCCACAACCCCAACGTGCGCGACAAGCCCCCTGTCGAGCGCTTCATCTCCATGAACAGAGGCATCAACGAGGGGGGGGACCTGCCAGAGGACCTGCTCCGG AATCTGTACGAGAGCATAAAAAGTGAACCCTTTAAGATCCCTGAGGACGACGGGAACGACCTCACGCACACCTTCTTCAACCCAGACCGAGAGGGCTGGCTGCTCAAACTAG GGGGCCGAGTGAAAACCTGGAAGCGACGGTGGTTCATCCTGACAGACAACTGCCTTTACTACTTTGAATACACCACA gataAGGAGCCTCGTGGCATCATTCCGCTGGAGAACCTGAGCATCAGGGAGGTGGATGAGCCCCGGAAGCAA AACTGCTTTGAGCTGTACAACCCCAACCACAAGGGGCAGGTGATCAAGGCCTGCAAGACGGAAGCGGACGGTCGTGTCGTCGAGGGCAACCACGTGGTGTACAGGATATCGGCGCCCACAccggaggagaaggaagagtggATCAAATCCATCAA